The Nycticebus coucang isolate mNycCou1 chromosome 2, mNycCou1.pri, whole genome shotgun sequence genome includes a window with the following:
- the VPS33B gene encoding vacuolar protein sorting-associated protein 33B isoform X1, giving the protein MAFPHRPDAPELPDFSMLKRLARDQLVYLLEQLPGKKDLFIEADLMSPLDRIANVSILKQHEVDKLYKVENKPSLSSNEQLCFLVRPRIKNMRYIANLVNADKSAGRTRKYKVIFSPQKFYACEMVLEEEGIYGDVSCDEWAFSLLPLDVDLLSMELPEFFRDYFLEGDQRWINTVAQALHLLSTLYGHFPNCYGIGRCAKMSYELWRKLEEEEDGESKGRRPEIGHIFLLDRDMDYVTALCSQVVYEGLVDDTFRIKCGSVDFGPEVTSSDKSLKVLLNAEDKVFNEIRNEHFSNVFGFLSQKARNLQAQYDRRRGMDIKQMKNFVSQELKGLKQEHRLLSLHIGACESIMKKKTKQDFQELIKTEHALLEGFSVRESTSYIEEHIDRQVSPIESLRLMCLLSITENGLISKDYRSLKTQYLQSYGPEHLLTFSNLRRAGLLTEQAPGDTLTAVESKVSKLVTDKAAGKITDAFSSLAKRSNFRAISKKLNLIPRVDGEYDLKVPRDMAYVFSGAYVPLSCRIIEQVLERRSWQGLDEVVRLLNCSDFAFTVLTDMTKEDKASSESLRLILVVFLGGCTFSEISALRFLGREKGYRFIFLTTALTNSARLMEAMSELKA; this is encoded by the exons CTTCCTGGAAAAAAGGATTTGTTCATTGAGGCAGATCTCATGAGCCCGTTGGATCGAATTGCCAATGTCTCCATTCTGAAG CAACATGAAGTAGACAAGCTGTACAAGGTGGAGAACAAGCCATCCCTCAGCTCCAATGAGCA ATTGTGCTTTTTGGTCAGACCCCGCATCAAGAACATGCGATACATTGCCA ATCTTGTTAATGCTGACAAATCGGCTGGCCGAACTCGCAAATACAAAGTGATCTTCAGCCCTCAGAAG ttttaTGCATGTGAGATGGtgcttgaggaagaaggaatctatGGAG atgtgagctgtgatgaatgGGCCTTCTCTTTGCTGCCTCTTGATGTGGATCTGCTGAGCATGGAGCTACCAGAATTTTTCAGGGACTACTTTCTG GAAGGAGATCAGCGCTGGATCAACACTGTGGCCCAGGCCTTGCACCTTCTTAGCACTCTCTATGGACACTTTCCAAACTGCTATGGAATTGGTAGATGTGCTAAG ATGTCATATGAATTATGGAGAAAactggaagaggaggaggatggtgaAAGCAAGGGTCGAAGGCCAGAAATTGGACATATCTTTCTTTTGGACAGAG ACATGGACTATGTGACGGCACTTTGCTCCCAAGTTGTTTACGAGGGCCTGGTAGATGACACCTTCCGCATCAAGTGTG GCAGTGTCGACTTTGGCCCAGAGGTCACATCCTCTGACAAGAGCCTGAAGGTGCTGCTCAATGCTGAGGACAAG GTGTTTAATGAGATTCGTAATGAGCACTTCTCCAATGTCTTTGGCTTTTTGAGCCAGAAGGCCCGGAACTTGCAGGCCCAGTATGAT CGCCGGAGAGGCATGGATATCAAGCAAATGAAGAACTTCGTGTCCCAGGAGCTCAAGGGCCTAAAACAGGAGCACCGGCTGCTGAGTCTCC ATATTGGGGCCTGTGAATCCATCATGAAGAAGAAAACTAAGCAGGATTTCCAGGAGCTAATCAAGACTGAGCATG CGCTGCTGGAGGGTTTCAGCGTCCGGGAGAGCACCAGCTACATTGAGGAGCACATAGACCGGCAG GTGTCACCCATAGAAAGCCTTCGCCTCATGTGCCTTTTGTCCATCACTGAGAATG GTTTGATCTCCAAGGATTACCGGTCTCTGAAAACACAGTATCTGCAG AGCTATGGCCCTGAGCACCTGCTAACCTTCTCCAATCTACGGCGAGCTGGGCTCCTAACAGAGCAGGCCCCTGGGGACACGCTCACAGCGGTGGAGAGTAAAGTGAGCAAGCTGGTGACCGACAAGGCTGCAG GAAAGATTACTGATGCCTTCAGTTCTCTGGCCAAGAGGAGCAACTTTCGTGCCATTAGCAAAAAGCTGAACTTG ATCCCACGTGTGGATGGGGAGTATGATCTGAAAGTGCCCCGAGACATGGCTTATGTTTTCAGTGGTGCTTATGTGCCTCTGAGTTGCCGGATCATAGAGCAG GTGCTGGAGCGACGAAGCTGGCAAGGCCTTGATGAGGTGGTCCGGCTGCTCAACTGCAGTGACTTTGCATTCACA GTCCTTACAGACATGACCAAGGAAGACAAGGCTTCCAGTGAGTCCCTGCGCCTCATCTTGGTGGTATTCCTGGGTGGTTGCACATTCTCTGAGATCTCAGCCCTCCGGTTCCTCGGCAGAGAGAAAG GGTACAGGTTCATTTTTCTGACGACAGCACTCACAAACAGTGCTCGCCTCATGGAGGCCATGAGTGAACTGAAAGCCTGA
- the VPS33B gene encoding vacuolar protein sorting-associated protein 33B isoform X2 — protein MAFPHRPDAPELPDFSMLKRLARDQLVYLLEQLPGKKDLFIEADLMSPLDRIANVSILKQHEVDKLYKVENKPSLSSNEQLCFLVRPRIKNMRYIANLVNADKSAGRTRKYKVIFSPQKFYACEMVLEEEGIYGDVSCDEWAFSLLPLDVDLLSMELPEFFRDYFLEGDQRWINTVAQALHLLSTLYGHFPNCYGIGRCAKMSYELWRKLEEEEDGESKGRRPEIGHIFLLDRDMDYVTALCSQVVYEGLVDDTFRIKCGSVDFGPEVTSSDKSLKVLLNAEDKVFNEIRNEHFSNVFGFLSQKARNLQAQYDRRRGMDIKQMKNFVSQELKGLKQEHRLLSLHIGACESIMKKKTKQDFQELIKTEHALLEGFSVRESTSYIEEHIDRQVSPIESLRLMCLLSITENGLISKDYRSLKTQYLQSYGPEHLLTFSNLRRAGLLTEQAPGDTLTAVESKVSKLVTDKAAGKITDAFSSLAKRSNFRAISKKLNLIPRVDGEYDLKVPRDMAYVFSGAYVPLSCRIIEQVLERRSWQGLDEVVRLLNCSDFAFTDMTKEDKASSESLRLILVVFLGGCTFSEISALRFLGREKGYRFIFLTTALTNSARLMEAMSELKA, from the exons CTTCCTGGAAAAAAGGATTTGTTCATTGAGGCAGATCTCATGAGCCCGTTGGATCGAATTGCCAATGTCTCCATTCTGAAG CAACATGAAGTAGACAAGCTGTACAAGGTGGAGAACAAGCCATCCCTCAGCTCCAATGAGCA ATTGTGCTTTTTGGTCAGACCCCGCATCAAGAACATGCGATACATTGCCA ATCTTGTTAATGCTGACAAATCGGCTGGCCGAACTCGCAAATACAAAGTGATCTTCAGCCCTCAGAAG ttttaTGCATGTGAGATGGtgcttgaggaagaaggaatctatGGAG atgtgagctgtgatgaatgGGCCTTCTCTTTGCTGCCTCTTGATGTGGATCTGCTGAGCATGGAGCTACCAGAATTTTTCAGGGACTACTTTCTG GAAGGAGATCAGCGCTGGATCAACACTGTGGCCCAGGCCTTGCACCTTCTTAGCACTCTCTATGGACACTTTCCAAACTGCTATGGAATTGGTAGATGTGCTAAG ATGTCATATGAATTATGGAGAAAactggaagaggaggaggatggtgaAAGCAAGGGTCGAAGGCCAGAAATTGGACATATCTTTCTTTTGGACAGAG ACATGGACTATGTGACGGCACTTTGCTCCCAAGTTGTTTACGAGGGCCTGGTAGATGACACCTTCCGCATCAAGTGTG GCAGTGTCGACTTTGGCCCAGAGGTCACATCCTCTGACAAGAGCCTGAAGGTGCTGCTCAATGCTGAGGACAAG GTGTTTAATGAGATTCGTAATGAGCACTTCTCCAATGTCTTTGGCTTTTTGAGCCAGAAGGCCCGGAACTTGCAGGCCCAGTATGAT CGCCGGAGAGGCATGGATATCAAGCAAATGAAGAACTTCGTGTCCCAGGAGCTCAAGGGCCTAAAACAGGAGCACCGGCTGCTGAGTCTCC ATATTGGGGCCTGTGAATCCATCATGAAGAAGAAAACTAAGCAGGATTTCCAGGAGCTAATCAAGACTGAGCATG CGCTGCTGGAGGGTTTCAGCGTCCGGGAGAGCACCAGCTACATTGAGGAGCACATAGACCGGCAG GTGTCACCCATAGAAAGCCTTCGCCTCATGTGCCTTTTGTCCATCACTGAGAATG GTTTGATCTCCAAGGATTACCGGTCTCTGAAAACACAGTATCTGCAG AGCTATGGCCCTGAGCACCTGCTAACCTTCTCCAATCTACGGCGAGCTGGGCTCCTAACAGAGCAGGCCCCTGGGGACACGCTCACAGCGGTGGAGAGTAAAGTGAGCAAGCTGGTGACCGACAAGGCTGCAG GAAAGATTACTGATGCCTTCAGTTCTCTGGCCAAGAGGAGCAACTTTCGTGCCATTAGCAAAAAGCTGAACTTG ATCCCACGTGTGGATGGGGAGTATGATCTGAAAGTGCCCCGAGACATGGCTTATGTTTTCAGTGGTGCTTATGTGCCTCTGAGTTGCCGGATCATAGAGCAG GTGCTGGAGCGACGAAGCTGGCAAGGCCTTGATGAGGTGGTCCGGCTGCTCAACTGCAGTGACTTTGCATTCACAG ACATGACCAAGGAAGACAAGGCTTCCAGTGAGTCCCTGCGCCTCATCTTGGTGGTATTCCTGGGTGGTTGCACATTCTCTGAGATCTCAGCCCTCCGGTTCCTCGGCAGAGAGAAAG GGTACAGGTTCATTTTTCTGACGACAGCACTCACAAACAGTGCTCGCCTCATGGAGGCCATGAGTGAACTGAAAGCCTGA
- the VPS33B gene encoding vacuolar protein sorting-associated protein 33B isoform X3 has product MSNCAFWSDPASRTCDTLPFYACEMVLEEEGIYGDVSCDEWAFSLLPLDVDLLSMELPEFFRDYFLEGDQRWINTVAQALHLLSTLYGHFPNCYGIGRCAKMSYELWRKLEEEEDGESKGRRPEIGHIFLLDRDMDYVTALCSQVVYEGLVDDTFRIKCGSVDFGPEVTSSDKSLKVLLNAEDKVFNEIRNEHFSNVFGFLSQKARNLQAQYDRRRGMDIKQMKNFVSQELKGLKQEHRLLSLHIGACESIMKKKTKQDFQELIKTEHALLEGFSVRESTSYIEEHIDRQVSPIESLRLMCLLSITENGLISKDYRSLKTQYLQSYGPEHLLTFSNLRRAGLLTEQAPGDTLTAVESKVSKLVTDKAAGKITDAFSSLAKRSNFRAISKKLNLIPRVDGEYDLKVPRDMAYVFSGAYVPLSCRIIEQVLERRSWQGLDEVVRLLNCSDFAFTVLTDMTKEDKASSESLRLILVVFLGGCTFSEISALRFLGREKGYRFIFLTTALTNSARLMEAMSELKA; this is encoded by the exons ATGAGCA ATTGTGCTTTTTGGTCAGACCCCGCATCAAGAACATGCGATACATTGCCA ttttaTGCATGTGAGATGGtgcttgaggaagaaggaatctatGGAG atgtgagctgtgatgaatgGGCCTTCTCTTTGCTGCCTCTTGATGTGGATCTGCTGAGCATGGAGCTACCAGAATTTTTCAGGGACTACTTTCTG GAAGGAGATCAGCGCTGGATCAACACTGTGGCCCAGGCCTTGCACCTTCTTAGCACTCTCTATGGACACTTTCCAAACTGCTATGGAATTGGTAGATGTGCTAAG ATGTCATATGAATTATGGAGAAAactggaagaggaggaggatggtgaAAGCAAGGGTCGAAGGCCAGAAATTGGACATATCTTTCTTTTGGACAGAG ACATGGACTATGTGACGGCACTTTGCTCCCAAGTTGTTTACGAGGGCCTGGTAGATGACACCTTCCGCATCAAGTGTG GCAGTGTCGACTTTGGCCCAGAGGTCACATCCTCTGACAAGAGCCTGAAGGTGCTGCTCAATGCTGAGGACAAG GTGTTTAATGAGATTCGTAATGAGCACTTCTCCAATGTCTTTGGCTTTTTGAGCCAGAAGGCCCGGAACTTGCAGGCCCAGTATGAT CGCCGGAGAGGCATGGATATCAAGCAAATGAAGAACTTCGTGTCCCAGGAGCTCAAGGGCCTAAAACAGGAGCACCGGCTGCTGAGTCTCC ATATTGGGGCCTGTGAATCCATCATGAAGAAGAAAACTAAGCAGGATTTCCAGGAGCTAATCAAGACTGAGCATG CGCTGCTGGAGGGTTTCAGCGTCCGGGAGAGCACCAGCTACATTGAGGAGCACATAGACCGGCAG GTGTCACCCATAGAAAGCCTTCGCCTCATGTGCCTTTTGTCCATCACTGAGAATG GTTTGATCTCCAAGGATTACCGGTCTCTGAAAACACAGTATCTGCAG AGCTATGGCCCTGAGCACCTGCTAACCTTCTCCAATCTACGGCGAGCTGGGCTCCTAACAGAGCAGGCCCCTGGGGACACGCTCACAGCGGTGGAGAGTAAAGTGAGCAAGCTGGTGACCGACAAGGCTGCAG GAAAGATTACTGATGCCTTCAGTTCTCTGGCCAAGAGGAGCAACTTTCGTGCCATTAGCAAAAAGCTGAACTTG ATCCCACGTGTGGATGGGGAGTATGATCTGAAAGTGCCCCGAGACATGGCTTATGTTTTCAGTGGTGCTTATGTGCCTCTGAGTTGCCGGATCATAGAGCAG GTGCTGGAGCGACGAAGCTGGCAAGGCCTTGATGAGGTGGTCCGGCTGCTCAACTGCAGTGACTTTGCATTCACA GTCCTTACAGACATGACCAAGGAAGACAAGGCTTCCAGTGAGTCCCTGCGCCTCATCTTGGTGGTATTCCTGGGTGGTTGCACATTCTCTGAGATCTCAGCCCTCCGGTTCCTCGGCAGAGAGAAAG GGTACAGGTTCATTTTTCTGACGACAGCACTCACAAACAGTGCTCGCCTCATGGAGGCCATGAGTGAACTGAAAGCCTGA